A stretch of DNA from Perca fluviatilis chromosome 15, GENO_Pfluv_1.0, whole genome shotgun sequence:
CCCCTCAGCGCTAATGGAGACCCAGGGGCTGATTCACCTCAGCCTGGCTGGAAACCCGATGGGTCCTCTTAAGGTTCAGGACCTGCAGAACCTTGGAGAGCTGCAGGAGTTGGACATTAGTAGCCTCAGTTTGCAGGGCCTCCCTGAAGAGTTTTCCCAGCTCTTACCCCACCTCAGAAAGCTCACAGTAGCAGAGAACCCATTCAACTGTCTCTGTACATTAGCATGGTTCCCAAGATGGCTGAGAGCCCAGAGCATCACCCTGGAGAGAACAGAGGAGACCCGCTGCCATTTCCCACCTATCAATGCTGGAAAGGTAATGGAAAGACTGGAGCACAGGGATTTTGGCTGTCCTACTACAACTACAGTCACCACTAGTACTGTCAAAACTACTACTACCCTGCCTGTTCCTGTCACCACCCTCCCGAGTACTACTAGAGCTATTCCAGTCCCCAGGGCCAGTGACGACCCCACTAACAAAGAGAATACATTTCCCCTACCCCCTGTCCCCGCATCCCCCAGTAGCAGCAGCATGGACCCAGATGGGGAGCAGCATTTCTGTCCCCCTAACACCTGTGTGAATGGGGGTACTTGTCGTTTGGACCAGCATGGTCAGGTAGAATGTACCTGTCCACATGGCACCTCTGGCATGTATTGTGAAGTCCAAAACCATCACCCACCTTCACCACCTGAAGCTGACATCCCCATGGCAACGGTCAGTGTAGATGCACCAGACATCAGCTCACATCAAGCAACCACAACCTCAGTCCTGCTGGACCTCCACCGCTACATTGAAATGCGGCCTTACATCCGTGGAATCCGCCTGACCTACCGCAATCTCTCTGGGCCAGACCGCAGGCCGATTCAACTCAGCCTGCCATCATCCTTCCCAGAGTACAGACTCAGAGGTCTGAAGCCCAACTCCACCTACACTGTGTGTGCCAGTCCACTAGGTGCCCCTAGTGGCACAGACAGGGTCTGTACTGAGGCCCATACGGCTGCTGAAAGCGTCAGGGGCCATGATGCACAATTTGACAACCAGAGGCTGACCACGATGCTGGTACCTGCAATTGCCATTTTGCTACTGCTGGTACTGATAGCAATAGCAGTGGGAGTGGTATGCTATCTTCGCAGGAAGAGGGCCAATGGCCACCTGGACCTAGACTGTGAGCCCTCCCAGCTAGAGTTGGATGGAGTGAAGGCTGATATGGACAATGGGGCACTGCCTCAAAAACAGCCACAACTTATGGTCCCTGAACCTGTTGTTCAGAATGGCAATCTGGAATATGAGGTGTTGCTACTACAGGATCACTGTACATCAAATAACAATATGACTTCACACAAGCCTTCCTACTTTTGACACCTTTGATTACACAGACCCAAATGAGGATTTTAACTATTCAGCTCTGTTTTCCCCACTGTTGAAAGAGCAGCACAACAGCAAATGCTGTTGTGAAAGTGGAGGACACAGTATCAACCAGCCAACAAGCGAAGGAGAAACTGGACATATATTTAACTAAAGGCCCCTTGGTTGTCGAAGTAGACATTAAACAAGTTCAAAAACATGGGCCTGGACTTTAAAAAGCATTGAAAGTGCCTCTACTCCATTTACATGCTGTATCCTGCTTCAATAATATTTCTTCATTCACATTGCTGGAATGGCAACCTCTCAGCTCACATGAGTCGATGCTGGGACTGATGGTGTGTTGTCATTGGCTGAAACCTAGGGCTAAGGGACATACGGACCTCAAGCCCTCCTTTATCTGTTCATAAAGGAGAGTGCACTGAAATGGGTTGTGCTGCCCTTTCCCCATCACAACAGCCCAACTAAACACTATCAGCAATTGTTTTTGCTGCATGTTGTAACTCCTCAGTACTACCCCAAAAGGGATCAGTGCTTGCCGTGAATGACCTTTAAGACACCAAATGAAGTTGTGCAGAGAAAAACGCTTCATGCTTGTATTGCTTTATTTGGCtctaaaaacactttttttgtatgtttttttttcttttttttttatacctgtGTCTTTATGTTAATTTGTATTGTGCAACATTGTGACTGTTAACAGCCCTTTATACCCTCCACCCCCACCTCTTGTGACTAACAGACAAAACAGCAGATTAAAATCTTTGAAGATTAAAATTCGTTTGGTACCAGCAAAGTCAATCAAAGGGCTTTGCCCCCAGAATGTCAGACAGTCTAAGTAGATGTGAGTCTGGACAGGCTCAAGACTAAATCCCCCTTCTCCTACTGAAGCCCTCAGCCTGCTTTGCCATCACAAAGGAAGAAGGTAAGCAGGATTACAAAAAGGTACTGTACAGAGAGAAACAGTTGACTGAACCACTTCTGTTTCAGTGCTGCACTGAGTTTCAACCAGTGTAGAGCTTGACTTAATTACAGTAAGCACACACATGACTATACTAAAGCAAAAGAGGACTTCAGagacattatttattatttatattcccTGGAAGGGAAACTCAATTTTATCCCTCAACTACAATTCACATACAACATACTACTTGGCCAGGCCCACAACAAGCAAAGCAAATAGtggttgtgtattgtgtttccCTTGAGTAAAAATAGCCTGCTTGGCGTAATGTTGTGCACAATTTCTCCTTGGCATGAAGGGTCCCAGTTTTGCTCACTTGCACCTAACCAGACTATGGTAAAGCCAGATGCACAAGAGAAGCACACTCGATAGtgtttatattgttttgttgGACAACGTGATGAGATCCAAATCTGTGAATTTAGGGCAAAGAAGGACTCAAAGTagccatttgtgtgtgtgtgtgtgtgtgtgtgtgtgtgtgtgtgtgtgtgtgtgtgtgtgtgtgtgtgtgtgtgtgtgtgtgtgtgtgtgtgtgtgtgtgtgtgtgtgtgtgttatgtgtgttatgtgtgtgtgtgtgtgtgtgtgtgtgtgtgtgtgtgtactgtagctCTGTCAACTTCAGTTATAATGCAAGTATGTGTTCTGTCTTGTGCAAAGACCTGCAGACATCAAGCTACTATCAGTAACTCCCTCTATCTGGCTGCATGGAGTACATTAAGTCCCAAACAACACTACCTTTAGGCAAACACACCAAAGACACAAATGtgaatgtctgtaatgttaccTACCTACAGTATTCCCAGCACACAATTAACAGTTCCCTGCTGACAAGATGCCTCGAGAACCCAAACAAACAATCAAGCAATTTAACTGGAATTATTGTCTGTAAAATAGAATACATTGAAGATAGCCAAAAGTATTTTCGATGTGATTGTTAATTTTTCCCTGTTTATTTTGGGAAGCTCTTTGTTgtcattcattgttttttttaattctgtaaacattat
This window harbors:
- the vasnb gene encoding vasorin b is translated as MERQRVSTMKVFLTPLMPFLLFLILPYGTLSSECPEDCACSTPESILCFLRRSSTIPKGVPPSTKSLYLFANGIEGLTTEDFDGLENLEMLDLSQNKLTELIDRVFEPLTSLRNLDLSSNQITHISEECFQGMALLERLYLYSNHIETIHPAAFNGLEHLLELKLQGNQLTSLPALSMPRLLLLDLRFNVLPTLGPSDLQTPNLESLKLGGVGLSNLNKELMGSLKNLHELDISGNQLESFPSALMETQGLIHLSLAGNPMGPLKVQDLQNLGELQELDISSLSLQGLPEEFSQLLPHLRKLTVAENPFNCLCTLAWFPRWLRAQSITLERTEETRCHFPPINAGKVMERLEHRDFGCPTTTTVTTSTVKTTTTLPVPVTTLPSTTRAIPVPRASDDPTNKENTFPLPPVPASPSSSSMDPDGEQHFCPPNTCVNGGTCRLDQHGQVECTCPHGTSGMYCEVQNHHPPSPPEADIPMATVSVDAPDISSHQATTTSVLLDLHRYIEMRPYIRGIRLTYRNLSGPDRRPIQLSLPSSFPEYRLRGLKPNSTYTVCASPLGAPSGTDRVCTEAHTAAESVRGHDAQFDNQRLTTMLVPAIAILLLLVLIAIAVGVVCYLRRKRANGHLDLDCEPSQLELDGVKADMDNGALPQKQPQLMVPEPVVQNGNLEYEVLLLQDHCTSNNNMTSHKPSYF